A single Phragmites australis chromosome 4, lpPhrAust1.1, whole genome shotgun sequence DNA region contains:
- the LOC133916336 gene encoding uncharacterized protein LOC133916336 gives MGSQHGGSPGVGGKARDKFSVYQNPSLTRALDSRSARPSVPVLLLLALLPVASASSLLALSSREQQLAKAAGRAGVSVVAAVFVFRLVEAALGLVVLFTLPTFFRALFLYNGKGALAKDDKVVLSERQLGLLGLKTAGSEGGMGEQTKRPPKTKPSTPSEPIVPIRRSSFSYTPSRPLGQSRIGSSYLSPGGDRLNTALQMSPSTPLQKSASSPSTPWSRKSSGSAKGIQTEAMLEQFLASLDENIYKITDSETKTSTPPSTITSFGVATPVSVTTSTTPSGATRSTPLRPVRMSPSSHQKYSTPPKKGEGDLPPPMFLEQAAEAFENLGVYPEIEQWRNNLRQWFSSVVMNLLVQKIKTSYIQVKQTTASVGASVTVSQVGSDLPSTTPPISLSPLGGTKDWQPTVTVDEDAILNQLCSALLHSRDAPVVQTFGSPQQPQPTPLLPAIQACIDAITEHQRLNTLMKGELIKGLLPHSSVRADYTVQRVQELSEGTCLKNYDYMGHGNGYSKSEKNWTSELPSDSHLLLYLFAAFLEHPKWMLHVDPTSYSGAQSSKNPLFLGVLPPKERFPEKYVALISGVPAIIHPGALILAVSKKSPPIFALYWDKKLQFSLQGRTALWDAILLLCHQINVGYGGVVRGIHIGSSALNLLSVIDSDAES, from the exons ATGGGGTCCCAGCACGGCGGCTCGCCGGGCGTCGGCGGCAAGGCGCGGGACAAGTTCTCGGTGTACCAGAACCCGTCCCTCACCCGCGCGCTCGACTCCCGCAGCGCCCGCCCCTCCGTcccggtcctcctcctcctcgcgctcttacccgtcgcctccgcctcctccctcctcgcccTCTCCTCCCG GGAGCAGCAGCTCGCCAAGGCCGCGGGGCGCGCTGGGGTCTCCGTCGTTGCTGCTG TTTTTGTCTTTAGGTTGGTGGAGGCAGCGCTGGGTCTGGTTGTGCTTTTCACTCTGCCCACATTCTTCAGGGCGTTATTTTTGTACAATGGGAAGGGGGCACTGGCCAAGGATGACAAGGTTGTCTTGTCTGAACGCCAACTGGGCCTTCTTGGGTTAAAGACAGCAGGTTCAGAAGGTGGGATGGGTGAGCAAACCAAAAGGCCTCCCAAGACGAAGCCATCAACACCCTCGGAGCCGATTGTGCCTATCAGGAGGTCTTCGTTCAGCTACACACCATCTCGGCCTTTAGGGCAATCAAGGATCGGTTCCAGCTATTTGAGCCCCGGTGGTGATAGACTGAACACGGCATTGCAAATGTCACCTTCCACCCCATTGCAGAAGTCTGCTTCTTCCCCTTCAACTCCATGGTCAAGGAAAAGCTCGGGCAGTGCCAAGGGCATACAGACGGAGGCGATGTTGGAGCAGTTCTTGGCTAGCTTGGatgaaaatatttacaaaatcaCGGATTCAGAGACTAAGACTTCAACGCCTCCATCAACCATTACAAGCTTTGGCGTTGCTACCCCTGTTTCAGTCACCACATCAACCACCCCTTCTGGTGCTACAAGGAGTACACCTTTGAGGCCTGTGAGGATGTCTCCTAGCTCCCATCAGAAATACAGCACTCCGCCAAAAAAGGGTGAGGGTGATCTTCCACCTCCAATGTTCTTAGAGCAAGCAGCGGAGGCTTTTGAGAATTTGGGTGTATATCCTGAGATTGAGCAGTGGCGAAATAATCTCAGGCAGTGGTTCTCTTCAGTTGTGATGAACCTACTTgtccaaaaaatcaaaacaagttATATTCAG GTTAAGCAAACAACAGCTAGTGTTGGGGCTTCAGTTACTGTTAGCCAAGTAGGAAGCGATCTGCCAAGCACAACACCACCAATTAGCCTGTCTCCTCTTGGTGGGACTAAAGATTGGCAACCGACTGTCACAGTTGATGAGGATGCCATTCTTAATCAATTGTGCTCAGCTCTCCTACATTCTCGAGATGCCCCTGTTG TACAAACTTTTGGCAGTCCACAACAGCCACAACCGACCCCCCTCCTTCCAGCTATTCAAGCATGTATTGATGCAATTACAGAGCATCAGAGACTCAACACTCTGATGAAGGGAGAGCTGATAAAAGGCTTGTTGCCACATAGTAGTGTTCGTGCTGATTACACTGTTCAGAGAGTTCAAG AACTTTCTGAAGGAACATGCTTGAAGAATTATGATTACATGGGTCATGGAAATGGCTACAGTAAATCCGAGAAAAATTGGACCAGCGAGCTACCTTCTGACTCACACCTTCTTCTGTACCTTTTTGCCGCTTTCCTTGAACATCCAAAATGGATGCTTCATGTTGATCCTACCTCCTACTCTGGTGCCCAATCTAGCAAAAATCCCTTATTTCTGGGAGTTCTTCCACCAAAAGAAAGGTTCCCGGAAAAGTATGTTGCTCTGATATCAGGTGTTCCAGCAATTATTCACCCAGGGGCTCTTATACTGGCTGTGAGCAAGAAGAGTCCTCCAATTTTTGCTCTATACTGGGACAAGAAGCTGCAATTTTCTCTTCAG GGAAGAACAGCGCTGTGGGATGCTATTCTGCTTCTGTGTCACCAAATAAATGTTGGCTATGGTGGTGTGGTCAGAGGAATCCATATCGGTTCATCCGCCTTGAACCTCCTGTCTGTTATCGATTCAGATGCAGAAAGCTGA